In Micromonospora ferruginea, the sequence GGAGGCCCCGCCGGCCATCCCGGACCCGTCGTCCTCGGTCACCTCGTCCGGTCGCGGCGCGTCCGGCGCGGGCGCCGGCACGTCGGTGTCCGCCGGCACCTGCACCAGCTTCGCCTGACCTGCGGCGTCCTCGGCGTGCGCCGGGTCCACCGGTTCCTCGCCGTCGCGTGCCCGATATCCCATCGGTTCGCCCCCTCGTCCGCCTCGACCACCCGTGCCGACGCCTACCCACCCCACCCCCACCAAAACCCACCCCCGCCGCCCTCCTTGATCAACGTGAGCGGTGGGGGCGGCGAGGGCGGTTGGGGCGGTGGGGGATGGGGGTCAGGGGAGGGACGGGGACCAGTGGGTGGGGCGGTGCCGGGCGGGCGGCAGGACGGTGCGGTGGTCGCCGCGGGCGGCGTCGAGCTGGGACTGGTGCAGGAACAGGCACTCGCCGAGGTCGGCGCCGCGCACGTCGGCCCCGCGCAGGTCGGCGCCGGTCAGGTCGGCGGCGCCGAGGCGTACCCCGCGCAGGTCCGCCCCGATCAGGATCGCGCCGCGCAGGTTCGCCCCGGCCAGCGTCGCGCGGCGCAGGTCGACCCCGATCAGGGTCGCGCCCCGGCGGTCGGGGCCGGCGCGGCCGGCGCGGGCCTGCTCGCCGGCGTGCGACAGCAGCCGGTTGACCCGGCCACGGTGGGCGTCGACGTCCACCGTGAGCAGTTCCTCCGGGGTGCCGTCGGTGAGCCGGCCGGTCTCGTCCAGCATCGCGGTCAGGTCGTCGCGCAGCGGGCCGGGCGGGGTGATCCGCACCGCCTCGGTCAGATACCAGAGCAGCTCGTGCAGCGGCCGCAGCACGGCGAACGTGTCGAACATCCGCCGCGCATCGTCGGGATCGGTACGCCAGTCACGGCCGGCGAAGGTGCCCTGGGTGAGGTGCTGGCCGGCGCCGAAGCAGTCGAACACGGTGCAGCCGGGGAAGCCGCGCTGCCGCAGCTCGGAGTGGATGCCGCAGCGGGCGTCGGCGCGCAGGTTCGGGCAGGGCCGCCCGGCCGGCTTGTCGATGGCGAAGTCGGCCGAGGCGGCGAACGCCGGCGCGACGCAGCAGACCCCGGCGCAACGCCCGCAGTCCGCCCGCAGCTCCCACCCGCCGTCCCCCACCCGCACCATCCCCCATTCTCCGCCCACCCCGCCCCGCACCCCACCCACCCCGGCGATCATGAAGTTGCCGTCGCGACACGCCGGCCGGAGAGACGCCAACTTCATGATCGACCCGGTGGGTGGGGTGCGGGCGGGGTGGGGTCAGAAGGTGAAGAGGGTGGCGGTGGCGCGGGTCAGCAGGCAGCGGTTGTCGAACGTGTGGGTGTAACGGACCGGGCGGTCCTGCCAGACGCCGACGGCGCGCGCGACGACCGGGGCGTGGATCGTGGTGCAGGGGTCGGCGTCCACGTCGAGCGCGTCGAGGTCGCCGTCGACCCGGGCGACGAGCCGGCAGGCCGCGACCGGGTCGGGGTGCAGGCCGCCGGCGGGGCCGCACACCAGCACCGTGGCGCGCACGTCGGCGCCGCCGCCGTCGACGGTGAGCAGCAGCACCGAGGGCGTCTCCGGGCCGGGGCGGGGCGCCGCGCCGGCGACGCCGGGGGCGGCCACCGCGGCGAGGCCGCCGAGCGCGGCGGCCAGGGCCAGGGCGGCGGTACGTCGGGTGAAGGGCATGGGTGGTCCTTCCGTCGAGGCCCCGGGTGGGGGCCGGTGGACGGCCCGGGACGTCGTGCGAACCGGGCCGCCGAGAACCCTAGGTGGAACGTGTGAACGCGAAGAGTCACGAAGTGTTACACCTCGGCGCCGGTGCGGACGACAGGTGTGACATCGGCACCGGAGAATGCCCGAACGGCTGACAACCGGGCTCGCGCCCCGGGAAAACGCATTCCGCATCAGCGGAACGAATGGCCGAACGGTTGACAACCGAATCGTTCCGTTATTGCGCCGATGCCGCGCGTAGGCCATATCGTTGCCCGCCGACGACAACCGGAACGGCCGTTACCGTAACGATTCATTCGGGTGTTCCGATTCGCTTTACCGTCGGATGGCAGGCGTTTCCGGTCCCCGTCTCGAGGACGTGACATGAGCGACCTTTCCCACCCACCGTCATTGACCGCCCCCGGCGATCCGGCCGCCGGCGACCCGATCGTCACCACCCCGCCGGGCACCGCCGCGGCGCGCCGGGAAATCGTCGGTCGGTCCCCCAACCAACTCGCCTGGCTGCGGCTCAAGCGCGACCGCACGGCGCGGGCCAGCGCCGTCACGCTCGCCGTCGCCGCCCTGGTCGCGCTCGGTGCGCCGCTGCTCGGCCGGGTCACCGGAATCGACCCGACCGACAAGTTCGTCGACCGGCTCAACGATTTCGGAATGCCGATCGGATATGCCGGAGGAATCAACGCCGACCATTGGCTCGGGCTGGAGCCCGGAAGTGGGCGCGACATCCTGCTCCAACTCGTCTACGGCCTGCGTACCTCGTTGTTCATCGCGTTCGCCTCGGCGTTGCTGGCGTCGTCCATCGGCGTCGCGGTGGGGGTCCTCGCAGGCTGGGCCAGGGGCTGGCTGGACAGCGTCGTCAACTGGCTGATCGACCTGACTCTGGCGTTTCCGTTCCTCATCTTCGCGCTCGCGGTGATCCCGATCCTGCAGGACCGCTTCTACTCCGACCGGGAGTCCCCGTCCCCGGCCTTCCGGGTGGCCCTGATCGTCGCCACCTTCGGCCTGTTCAGTTGGACCTACACCGCCCGGTTGGTCCGCGGGCAGGTGATCTCGCTGCGGGAACGGGAGTTCGTCGAGGCGGCCCGCGCCGCCGGCGCCGGCACCGGGCACATCCTGCTGCGGCAGCTCCTGCCGAACATCTGGGCGCCGATCCTGGTCACCGTCTCGCTGATGGTGCCCCAGTTCATCGCCATCGAGGCGGCGCTGGCCTTCGTCAACATCGGCGTCACCGAACCCACGCCCGACCTCGGCCGCATGATCTTCAACAGCATCGGCTACGTCGCGAGCGACCCCTGGTACACCCTGTTCCCCGGGCTGACGATCTTCCTGCTGGTCCTGGCGTTCAACCTGCTCGGTGACGCGCTGCGCGACTCGCTGGATCCCCGCTCCGCCCGGTAGTCCCCACCCGGCCATCACGTGCCCGGCCGGCGGGGGCCGCCGGGCAGGAAGGAGCACCCCCGTGCGTACCCGAACCCGGACACTGACCGGTGTCCTCGCCGCGGCGGCGCTGGTCGCCGCCGGTTGCAGCCCCACCACCGACGGCGGCGGCGACGACGACCAGAAGACCAAGACCCAGAGCGGCTCGATCTCCTACGACGCGGCCGACAACCAGGGCCCGGCGAAGCCGGTCGACGGCGCGGCCCGGGGCGGCACGCTGACCGTCATGCAGCCGGCCGACTTCGAGCACCTCGACCCGGCCCGCAACTACGTCAACACCCAGCAGGTGGCCGGCGGGCTGCTCTACCGCGCGCTCAACGGCTACCGGGAGGACGGCACCGGCAAGCTGATGCTCGTCGGCGACCTGGCGACCAACCCCGGCAAGGACGTCGACGGCGACTGCAAGGTCTGGGAGTTCACCCTCCGCGACGGCGTGAAGTACGAGGACGGCTCGCCGGTCACCAGCAAGGACGTCGCCCACGGGATCGCCCGGTCGTTCGCGCCGGCGCTCAACGAGGGCCCGCACTACATCCAGCAGTGGCTCTACCCGGGCGGGGCGTACAACGCGAGCTACCAGGGGCCGTACGACGGCGGCAAGCCGGTGCCCGACGGCGTCACCACACCCGACGACAGGACCGTCCGGTTCACGTTCCCGCAACCGCACTGCGACCTGCCGTACGCCGCCGCGCTGGCCACCAGCGCGCCGGTCCCGGCCGCCAAGGACACCCGGGCCAACTACGACCTGCGGCCGTTCTCGTCCGGCCCGTACCAGGTGAAGTCCTACCAGCGCGACGTGGCGCTGGAGCTGGAACGCAACCCGAACTGGGACCCGGCGACCGACCCGATCCGCAACGCCTACCCGGACGCGATCCGGATGACCTTCGGCCTGGAGCAGGCCCAGATCGCCGAACGGCTGGTCGCCGACGGTCCCGCCGACCAGGCGTCGCTGAGCTGGTCCGACGTGCCGCCGTCGGTGCTGCCCCGCACCACCGGCGCCGGCGTGGCCGACCGCGTCGCCAAGGGCCCCACCCAGTACAACTGGGTGCTGAGCATCAACACCCAGCGGGTCACCGACCTGTCCGTACGGCGGGCGCTGAACTACGCCGTGGACAAGGACGCGCTGCTCAAGGTGCTCGGTGGGCAGGCCGCCGGCTCGCCGGCCACCACGCTGATGTCACCCACCACCGCCGGCTTCGCCACATACGACCTGTTCAACGCCCCAGTCACCGGGGACAAGGCCAAGGTCGCCGAGCTGCTCGCCGGCAAGCGCCCGAAGCTGGTGCTCGCCCACTCCAACCTGGAGCTGCGTACCCAGCAGGCCGAGGCGCTGCGCAAGAACCTCACCGACATGGGCTTCGACATCGTGATGAAGCCGATCGACAACAGCAGCTACTACGACGAGATCGGCCGCAAGGACAACCCGTACGACATCTACCTCAGCGGCTGGGGCTCGGACTGGCCCACCGGCTCCACCGTCATCCCGCCGGTCTACGACGGCCGGGAGATCGTGGCCGAGGGCAACCAGAACCTGTCGTACCTCAACCAGCCGTCGGTCGGCGCGGAGATCGACCGGGTCCGCGCGCTGCCGGCCGCCGAGCAGGACGCCGGCTGGATGGCGCTCGACCGCACCATCATGCAGGAGTACGCCCCGGTGGTGCCCTGCTACTACGACGCCACCTACGAGCTGTACGGCTCGAAGGTCGGCAACGCGGTCCTCAGCGACGCGTTCGGCATCATCTCGCTCAACGGCATCTACGTGAAGAAGTGACCGTCACCGGCGGGGGCGGTCGCAGCGGCCGCCCCCGCCCCGTCCGGGGGAGGTGTGTCCCGTGCTCCGATTCGTCGTCCGGCGGCTGCTCGTCGCCGTCCTGACCCTGGTGGTGATCAGCCTGGTCACCTTCGGTCTGTTCTTCGCGGTGCCGAGCAGTCCGGCGAAGGTGATGTGCGGCAAGAACTGCACCGCCGCCGACATCGCCCAGGTCGAGCGCCGGCTCGGCATCGACCGGCCGCTGCCGCGCCAGTACGCCGACTTCGTCCAGGGGGTGTTCGTCGGACGCAGCTACGGCGACGGCGACTTCCGCCAGGACTGCCCGGCGCCCTGCCTGGGCTACTCGTTCCGCAACAACCAGCCGGTCACCGAGATCATCGTGCAGCGCGCCCCGGTGACGTTCAGCATCGTCCTCGGCGGGGCCGTGCTCTGGCTGGCCCTGGGCGTCTCGTTGGGCATGGTGTCGGCGCTGCGCCGGGGTACGGCGTTCGACCGCGCCGCCATCGGCGTCACGCTCGCCGGGGCGTCCATGCAGGTCTACTTCTTCGGTCTGATCCTGCTCTACCTGCTGGTCTACTCCACCGGGCTGCTGCCGTTCCCCAGCTACACCCCGCTGACCGACGACCCGGTCCGCTGGGCGGAGGGTCTGGTGCTGCCCTGGATGACGTTGGGGTTCCTCAACTCGGCGCTCTACGCCCGGCTGTCCCGGGCCCAGATGTTGGAGACGCTGTCGGAGGACTTCGTCCGCACCGCCCGGGCCAAGGGCCTCTCCGCCCGGCAGGTGCACACCCGGCACGCGTTGCGCGCGGCGATCACCCCGATCGTCACCATCGCCGGGCTGGACATCGGGTCCAGCCTCGGCGGCACGTTCATCACCGAGACCATCTTCGGTCTCCAGGGTCTCGGCAAGGCCACCGTGGAGGCGGTGCAGTTCCTCAACCTGCCGGTGGTGATGGCGACCGTGCTGCTGGCGGCGGTGTTCATCGTGGTCGCCAACATCGTCGTCGACGTGCTGTACGCGGTGATCGACCCACGGGTCCGGCTGAGCTGAGAGGGAGGAGTGGACATGGTGGAGTCGTCGTCGCGGGATCCGTACCTGCGGGTCAGCGACCTGCGGGTGCGGTTCGACACCGAGGACGGTGTGGTGCGGGCCGTGGACGGGGTGTCGTTCGCGGTGGAGCGGGGCCGCACGCTCGGGATCGTGGGGGAGTCCGGTTCGGGCAAGAGCGTGACGTCGCTGGCGATCCTCGGGTTGCACAACTCCAGGCGGGCGGACGTGTCGGGGGAGATCAGCGTCGGGGGTCGTCAGCTCGTCGGGCTGCCCGAGGAGGAGGTGCGGCGGTTGCGGGGTCGGGACATGGCGATGATCTTCCAGGATCCGTTGTCGGCGTTGCATCCGTACTACTCGGTGGGGCGGCAGATCGCCGAGGCGTACCGGGTGCATCATCCGAAGGCCGGGAAGCGGGAGGCCCGGACCCGGGCGGTGGACATGCTGCAGCGGGTGGGCATCCCGCAGCCGGCGAAGCGGTTCGAGCAGTATCCGCACGAGTTCTCCGGTGGGATGCGGCAGCGGGCGATGATCGCGATGGCCCTGGTCAACGACCCCGATCTGCTGATCGCCGACGAGCCGACCACCGCTCTGGACGTGACGGTGCAGGCGCAGATCCTGGATCTGTTGGCGGATCTGCAGGAGGAGTTCCGCTCGGCGATCATCCTGATCACCCACGATCTGGGTGTGGTGGCGCAGGTGGCCGACGACGTGCTGGTCATGTACGGGGGGCGGGCGGTGGAGCAGGGCAGCGTCGGGCAGGTGTTGCGGGCGCCGCAGCATCCGTACACCTGGGGGTTGTTGTCGAGCGTGCCGTCGTTGCACGGTGACGCGGACGCGGACCTGGTGCCGATCCCGGGTAATCCGCCGTCGTTGATCAATCTGCCGTCGGGGTGTGCGTTTCACCCGCGTTGCCGCTACGCCGACGTCAACGGCGACCGCTCCCGCACGCAGGTGCCCGAGCTGCGCGACGCGGGGCAGTCGGGGCACCGGGTGGCCTGCCACCTGCCGGTCGCCAAGCGGGAGCTGATCTACCAGCAGGACGTCGCGCAGACGGGAGTGGCCCGATGAGTGTCGAGACCGAGCCGCTGCTGTCGGTGCGGGGGCTGACCAAACACTTCCCGGTCCGCCAAGGCTTCCGGGGCAGGGCGGTGGTGCGGGCGGTCGACGGGCTGGACTTCGACGTGCGCCCCGGCGAAACCCTCGGGCTGGTGGGGGAGTCCGGGTGCGGCAAGACCACCACCGGGCGGATGCTGGTGCGGCTGCTGGAACCCACGAGCGGGACGATCACCTTCGCCGGCCGCGACATCACCCACGCCGGCCGCCGTGACCTGCGGTCACTGCGGCAGGACCTGCAGATCATCTTCCAGGACCCCTACGCGTCGCTGAACCCCCGCCACACCGTCGGGCGGATCGTGGCCATGCCGTTGCAGGTCAACAACATCACCCCACCCGGCGGCGTGAAACACCGCGTGCAGGAACTGCTGGAACTGGTCGGGCTCAACCCCGAGCACTACAACCGCTACCCGCACGAGTTCTCCGGCGGACAACGCCAACGCATCGGCATCGCCCGCGCCCTCGCGTTGAAACCCAAACTCATCGTCGCCGACGAACCCGTCTCCGCCCTCGACGTCTCCATCCAGGCCCAGGTCATCAACCTGCTACGCGACCTGCAACGCGACCTGGACCTGGCCTTCGTGTTCATCGCCCACGACCTCGCCGTCATCCGCCACTTCTCCCACCGCGTCGCCGTCATGTACCTCGGCACCATCGTCGAGATCGGTGACCGCGACGCCATCTACACCCGACCACAACACCCCTACACCCGAGCCCTGCTGTCGGCCATCCCGGACGTCACCACCCTCGGACCCGCCGGCCGCATCCGCCTCACCGGCGACGTCCCCACCCCCCTCGACCCACCCTCAGGCTGCCGCTTCCGCACCCGCTGCTGGAAAGCCACCGACCACTGCGCCACCGAGACACCCGCACTCACCACCCGCGACGGCGGCACCCAACTCACCGCCTGTCACCACCCCGAGAACGGACCGGTCGGACTCCCGACCGGCGAACCCGCGCAGGCGGGTGGCGGAAAATCCGACGACGACACGCGGACCAGGTCACGATGATGCGACGGTGGCGGCTGATGGCGGCAGGGAGGACATGGTGGCGCGGCGCGTGCATCTGAACGGCGCCCCACGCGTCGGAAGGCATCGCGGGCCCGTCAGCAGCATTTCGCCGCCCACCGGCCGGTGCCCCACCGGGCCGCGGCGTCGTCGTACCCGGTGGTTAGGGTACGGGCATGATCGCCGATGAGTCCGACGCCGTGACCGTGGCCTTCCTGCGCATCATGCGCGCCGAGCTGCGGGTCGAGCGGCCGGGCGAGGACAGCCTCGGCCGCACCGTCGAGCTGGCCCGGCGGTGGTGGGGCGCCGGCGACGCCGCCGACGCGCAGCTCGCCGACGCCCTGCGTGACCTGCACGACGAGCCGCGCGACGCCACCGGGCCGCGCGAGGCGACCGCCGAGGAGCCCGAGCGCCCCGGGTCCGCGCCGCGCGCCTGACCCCGCGCCGCCGATCAGGCGGCCGGCGGCCGGTGGTAGAGCGCGGCGAGCGCGGCGGCGGTCCCGGCCAGCCTGTCGCGGAGCGCGGCGGGGGAGAGGACCTCCACGTCGGCGCCGAGCCGCAGCAGGTCGCCGTGCGCGTGGGTGAGCGACTCGATCGGCAGGACCGCCCGCACCCAGCCGGCCGCGTCGGGCGGACCTGCGGTCGCGTCGACGGCGGCGACCACCACGTCGCTGCCGATCTCGCGGAGCCGTTCCCGCCCGTGCGGGGAGAGCCGGATGGTGGCCTCGTCGCGGTGCAGCCCGGCCCGGAACGCCGTCACGTGCGCCCGCCACCACGCCGGCAGGTCGAACTCCGGCCGGTCGAACGGCTCGTCCAGCGCGGTGAGGTCGAGGATCTGGTTGACCCGGTAGGTGGCCGGCTCGGCCCGGTCCGGGCGGGCCGCGACCACATACCAGCGGCCACCTTTGAGCACCAGCCCGTACGGCTCCAGCATCCGGGTCACCTCGCCGCGCCAACTGCGGTAGCGGACCCGTACCCGATGCTCCCGCCACACCGC encodes:
- a CDS encoding preprotein translocase YidC, which encodes MGYRARDGEEPVDPAHAEDAAGQAKLVQVPADTDVPAPAPDAPRPDEVTEDDGSGMAGGASGSSSGGSSMPTHPDAAR
- a CDS encoding pentapeptide repeat-containing protein encodes the protein MVRVGDGGWELRADCGRCAGVCCVAPAFAASADFAIDKPAGRPCPNLRADARCGIHSELRQRGFPGCTVFDCFGAGQHLTQGTFAGRDWRTDPDDARRMFDTFAVLRPLHELLWYLTEAVRITPPGPLRDDLTAMLDETGRLTDGTPEELLTVDVDAHRGRVNRLLSHAGEQARAGRAGPDRRGATLIGVDLRRATLAGANLRGAILIGADLRGVRLGAADLTGADLRGADVRGADLGECLFLHQSQLDAARGDHRTVLPPARHRPTHWSPSLP
- a CDS encoding SSI family serine proteinase inhibitor, with translation MPFTRRTAALALAAALGGLAAVAAPGVAGAAPRPGPETPSVLLLTVDGGGADVRATVLVCGPAGGLHPDPVAACRLVARVDGDLDALDVDADPCTTIHAPVVARAVGVWQDRPVRYTHTFDNRCLLTRATATLFTF
- a CDS encoding ABC transporter permease; the encoded protein is MSDLSHPPSLTAPGDPAAGDPIVTTPPGTAAARREIVGRSPNQLAWLRLKRDRTARASAVTLAVAALVALGAPLLGRVTGIDPTDKFVDRLNDFGMPIGYAGGINADHWLGLEPGSGRDILLQLVYGLRTSLFIAFASALLASSIGVAVGVLAGWARGWLDSVVNWLIDLTLAFPFLIFALAVIPILQDRFYSDRESPSPAFRVALIVATFGLFSWTYTARLVRGQVISLREREFVEAARAAGAGTGHILLRQLLPNIWAPILVTVSLMVPQFIAIEAALAFVNIGVTEPTPDLGRMIFNSIGYVASDPWYTLFPGLTIFLLVLAFNLLGDALRDSLDPRSAR
- a CDS encoding ABC transporter substrate-binding protein, whose protein sequence is MRTRTRTLTGVLAAAALVAAGCSPTTDGGGDDDQKTKTQSGSISYDAADNQGPAKPVDGAARGGTLTVMQPADFEHLDPARNYVNTQQVAGGLLYRALNGYREDGTGKLMLVGDLATNPGKDVDGDCKVWEFTLRDGVKYEDGSPVTSKDVAHGIARSFAPALNEGPHYIQQWLYPGGAYNASYQGPYDGGKPVPDGVTTPDDRTVRFTFPQPHCDLPYAAALATSAPVPAAKDTRANYDLRPFSSGPYQVKSYQRDVALELERNPNWDPATDPIRNAYPDAIRMTFGLEQAQIAERLVADGPADQASLSWSDVPPSVLPRTTGAGVADRVAKGPTQYNWVLSINTQRVTDLSVRRALNYAVDKDALLKVLGGQAAGSPATTLMSPTTAGFATYDLFNAPVTGDKAKVAELLAGKRPKLVLAHSNLELRTQQAEALRKNLTDMGFDIVMKPIDNSSYYDEIGRKDNPYDIYLSGWGSDWPTGSTVIPPVYDGREIVAEGNQNLSYLNQPSVGAEIDRVRALPAAEQDAGWMALDRTIMQEYAPVVPCYYDATYELYGSKVGNAVLSDAFGIISLNGIYVKK
- a CDS encoding ABC transporter permease, which produces MLRFVVRRLLVAVLTLVVISLVTFGLFFAVPSSPAKVMCGKNCTAADIAQVERRLGIDRPLPRQYADFVQGVFVGRSYGDGDFRQDCPAPCLGYSFRNNQPVTEIIVQRAPVTFSIVLGGAVLWLALGVSLGMVSALRRGTAFDRAAIGVTLAGASMQVYFFGLILLYLLVYSTGLLPFPSYTPLTDDPVRWAEGLVLPWMTLGFLNSALYARLSRAQMLETLSEDFVRTARAKGLSARQVHTRHALRAAITPIVTIAGLDIGSSLGGTFITETIFGLQGLGKATVEAVQFLNLPVVMATVLLAAVFIVVANIVVDVLYAVIDPRVRLS
- a CDS encoding ABC transporter ATP-binding protein translates to MVESSSRDPYLRVSDLRVRFDTEDGVVRAVDGVSFAVERGRTLGIVGESGSGKSVTSLAILGLHNSRRADVSGEISVGGRQLVGLPEEEVRRLRGRDMAMIFQDPLSALHPYYSVGRQIAEAYRVHHPKAGKREARTRAVDMLQRVGIPQPAKRFEQYPHEFSGGMRQRAMIAMALVNDPDLLIADEPTTALDVTVQAQILDLLADLQEEFRSAIILITHDLGVVAQVADDVLVMYGGRAVEQGSVGQVLRAPQHPYTWGLLSSVPSLHGDADADLVPIPGNPPSLINLPSGCAFHPRCRYADVNGDRSRTQVPELRDAGQSGHRVACHLPVAKRELIYQQDVAQTGVAR
- a CDS encoding ABC transporter ATP-binding protein; this encodes MSVETEPLLSVRGLTKHFPVRQGFRGRAVVRAVDGLDFDVRPGETLGLVGESGCGKTTTGRMLVRLLEPTSGTITFAGRDITHAGRRDLRSLRQDLQIIFQDPYASLNPRHTVGRIVAMPLQVNNITPPGGVKHRVQELLELVGLNPEHYNRYPHEFSGGQRQRIGIARALALKPKLIVADEPVSALDVSIQAQVINLLRDLQRDLDLAFVFIAHDLAVIRHFSHRVAVMYLGTIVEIGDRDAIYTRPQHPYTRALLSAIPDVTTLGPAGRIRLTGDVPTPLDPPSGCRFRTRCWKATDHCATETPALTTRDGGTQLTACHHPENGPVGLPTGEPAQAGGGKSDDDTRTRSR
- a CDS encoding helix-turn-helix transcriptional regulator, whose translation is MRASRLLSILLLLQAHGRLTAADLATRLEVSTRTVYRDVEALHAAGIPLYGEAGHAGGYRLVEGWRTRLTGLTGEEADRLLFAGLPGPAAELGYQSVVAAVQLKLRAALPAPLADRAARLEQRFHLDTPGWYSDGDPSPHLAAAAEAVWREHRVRVRYRSWRGEVTRMLEPYGLVLKGGRWYVVAARPDRAEPATYRVNQILDLTALDEPFDRPEFDLPAWWRAHVTAFRAGLHRDEATIRLSPHGRERLREIGSDVVVAAVDATAGPPDAAGWVRAVLPIESLTHAHGDLLRLGADVEVLSPAALRDRLAGTAAALAALYHRPPAA